A window of Brachybacterium fresconis contains these coding sequences:
- the yidD gene encoding membrane protein insertion efficiency factor YidD, with product MRRADPAGGDVVLRAVLHVPRRALSILVRGYQVGISPYTPPACRYDPVCSQYGMDALRVHGAVKGTVLTAGRIVRCNPLSRGGPDPVPAPGMWRNPRRLRHPAP from the coding sequence ATGAGAAGGGCGGATCCGGCGGGCGGGGACGTCGTCCTCCGCGCTGTCCTGCACGTGCCCCGCCGGGCGCTGTCGATCCTGGTGCGCGGCTATCAGGTCGGGATCTCTCCCTACACTCCGCCCGCCTGCCGGTACGACCCGGTGTGCTCGCAGTACGGCATGGACGCCCTACGTGTGCACGGCGCGGTGAAGGGGACGGTCCTGACCGCCGGGCGGATCGTGCGCTGCAATCCCCTGAGCCGCGGCGGCCCCGACCCGGTGCCGGCACCGGGCATGTGGAGGAATCCACGCCGACTGCGGCACCCAGCCCCCTAG
- the rnpA gene encoding ribonuclease P protein component, with the protein MNWSSRRLHRGDEFRAVTRGGTRSARSHVVVHLNLLGQEQDAARVGFVVSKKIGNAVVRNRVTRRLREIVRPRLVELPPGTAVVVRSLPGIDQVPFAQLEAEVDSALGSAVTKLERRVQAAR; encoded by the coding sequence ATGAACTGGTCCAGTCGCCGCTTGCACCGCGGTGACGAGTTCCGCGCCGTCACCCGAGGTGGCACACGCAGCGCTCGATCCCACGTGGTCGTGCATCTGAACCTGCTGGGGCAGGAGCAAGATGCAGCCCGCGTGGGATTCGTCGTATCCAAGAAGATCGGCAACGCCGTGGTCCGCAACCGGGTGACCCGTCGGCTGCGGGAGATCGTCCGCCCGCGCCTGGTGGAGCTGCCGCCGGGGACGGCCGTGGTGGTGCGCTCCCTGCCCGGCATCGATCAGGTGCCCTTCGCACAGCTCGAGGCCGAGGTCGACTCCGCCCTCGGCTCGGCCGTGACCAAGCTCGAGCGTCGCGTGCAGGCGGCGCGATGA
- the rpmH gene encoding 50S ribosomal protein L34 produces the protein MSKRTFQPNNRRHAKKHGFRARMRTRAGRAIVNARRAKGRAEITS, from the coding sequence ATGAGCAAGCGCACGTTCCAGCCGAACAACCGTCGTCACGCGAAGAAGCACGGCTTCCGCGCCCGCATGCGCACCCGCGCCGGCCGGGCGATCGTGAACGCCCGTCGTGCCAAGGGCCGCGCCGAGATCACCTCCTGA
- the dnaA gene encoding chromosomal replication initiator protein DnaA yields MPDANVAAIWERTLATLRRDDTVSQRVIALLTLSRLMAVVADTALVAAPSTSAKELFEHRVAGSLQAALSEAVGHEMRFAVTVDESLLLEEDTDEPSVTSTSGTDSAHSVDKDVDSPVQDVHTAPFRRDEGSILPPSGRQGRATLPEDPSTASAGASPTGAAAEEPGAFAGFTAASGTSAPSPGPAPRRSAPATGPALGEDSRLNAKYTFDTFVIGSSNRFAQAAASAVSETPAKAYNPLFIYGGSGLGKTHLLHAVGHYAQSLYPDVVVRYVNSEEFTNDFINSVQSGQFGKAQEFQRRYRDIDILLIDDIQFLQRAPETMEAFFHTFNTLYNTDKQIVITSDLPPKELGGFEDRMRSRFEMGLMTDVQPPDLETRIAILRKKVAQENTGEVPHDVLEYIASHIATNIRELEGALIRVQALHSLSRQPMDVTLAESVLKDLLSHDDGAQITASTIIAQTATYFGISVEEIVGTGRSRRLVSARQIGMYLCRELTDMPLIRIGEEFGGRDHTTVMHANKKISELMKERRAIFNQVTELTGRIKSSNSASSRQ; encoded by the coding sequence ATGCCTGACGCGAACGTCGCCGCGATCTGGGAGCGCACCTTGGCCACGCTGCGCCGTGACGACACCGTCTCCCAGCGCGTGATCGCCCTGCTGACGTTGTCCCGCCTGATGGCTGTCGTCGCGGACACCGCCCTGGTCGCGGCACCGTCGACCTCCGCGAAAGAGCTGTTCGAGCACCGGGTCGCCGGCTCGTTGCAGGCCGCTCTCAGCGAAGCCGTCGGCCATGAGATGCGCTTCGCCGTGACGGTCGACGAGTCGCTCCTGCTGGAGGAGGACACCGACGAACCTTCCGTGACCTCCACGTCGGGGACCGACAGTGCACATTCTGTGGACAAAGATGTGGACAGTCCCGTGCAGGACGTCCACACCGCTCCGTTCCGACGCGACGAGGGATCGATCCTTCCCCCCTCCGGCCGGCAGGGACGCGCCACGCTGCCCGAGGACCCCTCGACAGCGTCCGCCGGTGCGTCCCCGACCGGTGCTGCGGCGGAGGAGCCCGGTGCCTTCGCCGGATTCACCGCAGCGTCCGGCACCTCCGCCCCGTCCCCGGGACCCGCACCGCGGCGTTCCGCCCCCGCGACCGGGCCCGCTCTCGGCGAGGATTCGCGCCTGAACGCCAAGTACACCTTCGACACCTTCGTCATCGGCTCCTCGAACCGCTTCGCGCAGGCAGCGGCCTCGGCCGTCTCCGAGACGCCTGCCAAGGCGTACAACCCGCTGTTCATCTACGGCGGCTCGGGCCTGGGAAAGACGCACCTGCTGCATGCGGTCGGCCACTACGCCCAGAGCCTCTACCCGGACGTCGTGGTGCGGTACGTGAACTCCGAGGAGTTCACCAACGACTTCATCAACTCCGTGCAGTCCGGCCAGTTCGGCAAGGCCCAGGAGTTCCAGCGCCGCTACCGGGACATCGACATCCTGCTCATCGACGACATCCAGTTCCTGCAGCGGGCGCCGGAGACGATGGAGGCCTTCTTCCATACGTTCAACACGCTGTACAACACCGACAAGCAGATCGTGATCACCTCGGATCTTCCCCCGAAGGAGCTCGGGGGCTTCGAGGACCGGATGCGCTCGCGCTTCGAGATGGGTCTGATGACCGACGTCCAGCCTCCGGACCTCGAGACCCGCATCGCGATCCTGCGCAAGAAGGTCGCCCAGGAGAACACCGGCGAGGTGCCGCACGACGTGCTGGAGTACATCGCCTCCCACATCGCCACCAACATCCGCGAGCTCGAGGGCGCGCTGATCAGGGTGCAGGCGCTGCACTCCCTCTCCCGCCAGCCCATGGACGTCACCCTGGCGGAGTCGGTCCTGAAGGACCTGCTCTCCCACGACGACGGTGCCCAGATCACCGCTTCGACGATCATCGCCCAGACCGCGACCTACTTCGGGATCTCCGTCGAGGAGATCGTGGGGACGGGACGCTCGCGCCGGCTGGTCTCGGCGCGTCAGATCGGGATGTATCTCTGCCGGGAGCTGACGGACATGCCGCTGATCCGTATCGGCGAGGAGTTCGGCGGCCGGGACCACACCACGGTGATGCACGCGAACAAGAAGATCAGCGAGCTCATGAAGGAGCGCCGGGCGATCTTCAACCAGGTCACGGAGCTCACCGGCCGCATCAAGAGCTCCAACTCCGCCTCCTCCCGCCAGTGA
- the dnaN gene encoding DNA polymerase III subunit beta produces MKFHLDRGVLGDAVSWATRTLPVRPAMPILQGVRIIADTSGELQLSTFDYEVSAQIRLDAEVEQAGEVLVQGRMLSDIVRALPNKDVSIVLEGTKLQVRCGSARFALATLPVEEYPQLPAMPPVAGSVPADVFAEAIGQVTVAASKDDTLPLLTGVKVEISGETMTLMATDRYRLALRELTWNPASPGAEQTALVRGRTLHEVARSLATGGSVDIALSEDDSATLIGFEAGGRRTTSTLVDGEYPPVRRLFPETTAITAVVATGPLIDAVKRVSLVAERNTPVRLSFTEGQVALEAGAGDDAQASEVLEAHLEGEDLVVGFNSGFLLDGLGALGAEFVRLTFTDSIKPSVMSGQESLEGTPDTSYKYLIMPMRI; encoded by the coding sequence GTGAAGTTCCACCTCGACCGCGGCGTCCTCGGCGACGCCGTCTCCTGGGCCACCCGAACCCTCCCCGTGAGGCCGGCGATGCCGATCCTGCAGGGCGTGCGGATCATCGCCGATACCAGTGGCGAGCTGCAGCTGTCCACCTTCGATTACGAGGTCAGCGCGCAGATCCGTCTCGATGCCGAGGTGGAGCAGGCCGGTGAGGTCCTGGTCCAGGGACGCATGCTCTCCGACATCGTCCGGGCCCTGCCCAACAAGGACGTCTCGATCGTCCTGGAGGGCACGAAGCTCCAGGTCCGCTGCGGCAGCGCCCGCTTCGCCCTGGCCACGCTCCCCGTCGAGGAGTACCCGCAGCTACCCGCGATGCCGCCCGTGGCCGGCTCCGTCCCGGCCGACGTCTTCGCCGAGGCCATCGGACAGGTCACCGTCGCCGCCTCCAAGGACGACACCCTGCCGCTGCTGACGGGCGTGAAGGTCGAGATCTCCGGCGAGACCATGACGCTGATGGCCACCGACCGCTATCGCCTCGCGCTGCGCGAGCTGACCTGGAACCCTGCGAGCCCCGGCGCCGAGCAGACCGCTCTGGTGCGAGGCCGCACCCTCCACGAGGTCGCCCGCTCCCTGGCCACCGGCGGCAGCGTCGACATCGCCCTGTCCGAGGACGACTCCGCGACCCTCATCGGCTTCGAGGCCGGCGGCCGACGCACCACCTCCACTCTGGTCGACGGCGAGTACCCGCCCGTGCGCCGGCTGTTCCCCGAGACCACGGCGATCACGGCCGTCGTCGCGACCGGACCGCTGATCGACGCGGTCAAGCGGGTCTCCCTGGTCGCCGAGCGCAACACCCCCGTGCGGCTGTCCTTCACCGAGGGCCAGGTCGCGCTCGAGGCGGGCGCCGGTGATGATGCCCAGGCCAGCGAGGTCCTCGAGGCGCATCTCGAGGGCGAGGATCTGGTGGTCGGCTTCAACTCCGGCTTCCTGCTCGACGGCCTCGGCGCCCTCGGCGCGGAGTTCGTGCGCCTGACCTTCACCGACTCGATCAAGCCCTCGGTCATGAGCGGTCAGGAGTCCCTCGAGGGGACCCCGGACACCTCGTACAAGTACCTGATCATGCCGATGCGGATCTGA
- the recF gene encoding DNA replication/repair protein RecF (All proteins in this family for which functions are known are DNA-binding proteins that assist the filamentation of RecA onto DNA for the initiation of recombination or recombinational repair.) produces MQLTSLDLTDYRSYPRLTLPIGPGITVMVGQNGQGKTNIVEALWYLATLSSHRVPHDAALVRRGESTAIIRASFVRAGRPLQVDLEITPGKSNRVRLQGQNVARLRDLLGEVRAVLFAPEDLGLVKADPEGRRRFLDELLFEIAPRYASVKADYDRVLKQRSNLLKQMRSMRRGGSGRSVGGLDPADSAASTLEVWDQQLARFGAELLRARLHLVNRLRPHLGYSYLRVATDEGAEESLDLPPDQRGNLSSPADVAYRSAVLDELGTLPGQLPSTGEIHDQLLTLLASRHDEEIDRGVTLTGPHRDDLEIRLHDFPAKGYASHGESWSLALGLRLASYDLLRLEEGDLGDGEPILILDDVFSELDTRRRERLGRIVTGASQVMITTANDTDIPDSLDEEIHVIDVSLGDAVPRAGSGWS; encoded by the coding sequence GTGCAGCTGACCTCGCTCGACCTCACCGATTACCGCTCCTATCCGCGTCTGACCCTGCCCATCGGTCCGGGCATCACCGTGATGGTCGGTCAGAACGGCCAGGGCAAGACCAACATCGTCGAGGCGCTCTGGTACCTGGCGACCCTGTCCAGCCACCGGGTCCCGCACGATGCGGCCCTGGTCCGGCGGGGCGAGTCGACAGCGATCATCCGGGCGAGCTTCGTCCGGGCGGGTCGGCCCCTGCAGGTCGACCTCGAGATCACGCCGGGAAAGTCCAATCGGGTCCGGCTGCAGGGCCAGAACGTCGCCCGCCTGCGCGATCTGCTCGGCGAGGTGCGAGCCGTGCTCTTCGCTCCCGAGGACCTGGGCCTGGTCAAGGCCGATCCCGAGGGCCGACGCCGCTTCCTGGACGAGCTGCTGTTCGAGATCGCGCCCCGCTACGCCTCGGTCAAGGCCGACTACGACCGGGTGCTCAAACAGCGCTCCAACCTGCTCAAGCAGATGCGGTCCATGCGCCGCGGCGGCAGCGGGCGCAGTGTCGGCGGCCTGGATCCGGCGGACTCCGCCGCCTCCACCCTCGAGGTCTGGGACCAGCAGCTGGCCCGCTTCGGGGCGGAGCTGCTGCGCGCCCGGCTGCACCTGGTCAACCGCCTTCGCCCCCACCTGGGGTACTCCTATCTCCGGGTGGCGACCGACGAAGGCGCCGAGGAGTCCTTGGATCTGCCGCCCGACCAGCGCGGGAACCTGTCCTCGCCCGCGGACGTCGCCTACCGCTCCGCCGTGCTCGACGAGCTCGGCACCCTTCCCGGCCAGCTGCCCTCGACCGGCGAGATCCATGATCAGCTGCTGACGCTGCTGGCGAGCCGCCACGATGAGGAGATCGACCGCGGCGTCACTCTGACCGGGCCTCACCGCGACGATCTCGAGATCCGTCTGCACGACTTCCCGGCCAAGGGCTACGCGAGCCACGGCGAGTCCTGGTCCCTGGCCCTGGGCCTGCGGCTGGCCTCCTACGACCTGCTGCGCCTGGAGGAGGGAGACCTCGGGGACGGTGAGCCGATCCTGATCCTCGACGACGTGTTCAGCGAACTCGACACCCGCCGGCGCGAACGTCTGGGCCGGATCGTCACAGGTGCGTCGCAGGTGATGATCACCACCGCCAACGACACCGATATCCCGGACTCGCTGGACGAGGAGATCCACGTCATCGACGTGAGCCTCGGCGACGCGGTGCCGCGTGCCGGTAGCGGCTGGTCATGA
- a CDS encoding DciA family protein, which yields MSSSPRRPRLANPYDLSTWNTAPGEEPQEGADSSAPSTIRASDPRPAPEPAPQPEPEQELFDPPELPSPPDPFELARRTVNRSRAAARDRGLFPISAKTQARDVRDRSGKAPGYSGSRPDPRDPQGVDLVLKKVLGNLGWNAGMNAGRVLEEWDVIVGEKVSSHCRPVSLEDGVLVVSASSSAWAAQLRMLTGQLVTTIEEHVGSHVVSELKVTGPAAAERSWKKGRRTVTWRGPRDTYG from the coding sequence ATGAGCTCCTCGCCCCGCCGACCCCGGCTCGCGAACCCCTACGACCTCTCCACCTGGAACACTGCCCCCGGCGAGGAACCGCAGGAGGGAGCGGACTCATCGGCCCCATCGACGATCCGGGCGAGCGACCCGCGGCCTGCGCCGGAACCGGCACCGCAGCCGGAACCCGAGCAGGAGCTCTTCGATCCGCCGGAGCTGCCCTCCCCACCGGACCCCTTCGAGCTCGCCCGCCGCACCGTGAACCGCTCCCGGGCCGCCGCCCGGGATCGCGGCCTGTTCCCGATCTCCGCGAAGACGCAGGCCCGGGACGTGCGGGACCGCTCCGGGAAGGCGCCGGGCTATTCCGGGTCCCGCCCCGACCCCCGCGACCCCCAGGGGGTCGACCTGGTGCTGAAGAAGGTGCTGGGCAACCTCGGGTGGAATGCCGGGATGAACGCCGGTCGCGTGCTGGAGGAATGGGACGTGATCGTCGGGGAGAAGGTCAGCTCCCACTGCCGCCCCGTCTCCCTCGAGGACGGGGTGCTGGTGGTCAGCGCCTCCTCCTCCGCCTGGGCCGCGCAGTTGCGCATGCTCACCGGCCAGCTGGTCACCACGATCGAGGAGCACGTCGGCTCCCACGTCGTCTCCGAGCTCAAGGTCACCGGCCCCGCTGCGGCCGAGCGGTCCTGGAAGAAGGGTCGACGCACCGTCACCTGGCGCGGCCCGCGCGACACCTACGGCTGA
- the ribD gene encoding bifunctional diaminohydroxyphosphoribosylaminopyrimidine deaminase/5-amino-6-(5-phosphoribosylamino)uracil reductase RibD translates to MLTDIERHALRRAVEIAADDGVPLGPNPRVGCVLLSPGGDVLAEGHHRGAGTAHAEADALARATASLTGATAVVTLEPCTHHGRTGPCADALLDAGISRAVIARRDPNPVAAGGIDRLRRAGIDVELDVPEELAAAAAHLNRGWEHGVRHQRPLVTAKLALTLDGRAAAADGTSRWITGEAARAEVHELRATCDVVLVGAGTARADHPTLTARPEDGARVPRQPLRAVMGTGQFPALPTPEGAGEAITLATHDPSAALADLFARGRRHVLLEGGPTLAAAFLRAGCVDELIVHLAPTLLGTGPPGLGDLGITTIADRLDLDLVEVTPLPPDLRLTLRPRAA, encoded by the coding sequence ATGCTGACCGACATCGAGCGCCACGCGCTGCGCCGCGCCGTCGAGATCGCGGCCGATGATGGCGTCCCCCTCGGCCCGAACCCCCGCGTGGGCTGCGTGCTCCTGTCCCCCGGCGGCGACGTGCTGGCCGAGGGCCACCACCGCGGCGCCGGCACGGCGCACGCGGAGGCCGACGCCCTGGCCCGTGCCACCGCATCCCTGACCGGCGCCACGGCCGTGGTCACCCTCGAACCATGCACCCACCACGGCCGCACCGGGCCCTGCGCCGACGCCCTGCTCGACGCCGGCATCTCCCGTGCGGTGATCGCCCGCCGTGACCCGAACCCCGTCGCCGCCGGCGGCATCGACCGCCTGCGCCGCGCCGGGATCGACGTCGAGCTCGACGTCCCCGAGGAGCTCGCCGCCGCGGCCGCCCACCTGAACCGCGGTTGGGAGCACGGAGTGCGGCACCAGCGCCCCCTGGTCACCGCGAAGCTCGCCCTCACCCTCGACGGCCGCGCCGCCGCGGCGGACGGCACCAGCCGGTGGATCACCGGAGAGGCAGCCCGCGCCGAGGTCCACGAGCTGCGCGCCACGTGCGACGTCGTCCTGGTCGGGGCCGGCACCGCCCGGGCCGACCACCCCACCCTCACCGCCCGACCCGAGGACGGCGCCCGGGTCCCTCGGCAGCCGCTCCGCGCCGTCATGGGCACCGGGCAGTTCCCGGCGCTGCCCACCCCCGAGGGTGCCGGTGAGGCGATCACCCTGGCCACCCACGACCCGTCGGCCGCCCTCGCCGATCTCTTCGCGCGCGGCCGACGCCACGTGCTGCTCGAGGGCGGGCCCACCCTGGCCGCCGCCTTCCTGCGCGCCGGGTGCGTCGACGAGCTGATCGTCCATCTCGCCCCGACGCTGCTCGGCACCGGGCCGCCGGGCCTGGGCGATCTGGGGATCACCACGATCGCCGATCGCCTGGATCTCGACCTCGTCGAGGTCACCCCGCTGCCCCCCGATCTTCGCCTCACCCTGCGGCCGCGCGCCGCCTGA
- a CDS encoding riboflavin synthase, with amino-acid sequence MFTGIIEELGTVETLEHSGDSARMTVRSPQVLEGISLGDSIAVSGCCLTVTAQDGRTWSADVITTTLEATSLGSLRTGDLVNVERCVRADARLDGHIVQGHVDAVAEIIGREEGEGTTLLRLSLPDGLERYVVDKGSIAVDGISLTVAGIEGEVVTIGLIPETLERTTLGTTQVGDVVNLEVDVLAKYVEKLSASLLPGAEARR; translated from the coding sequence ATGTTCACCGGAATCATCGAGGAGCTCGGCACCGTCGAGACCCTCGAGCACAGCGGGGACAGCGCCCGCATGACCGTGCGCTCCCCGCAGGTCCTGGAGGGCATCTCCCTCGGCGACTCGATCGCCGTCAGCGGCTGCTGCCTCACCGTCACCGCCCAGGACGGCCGGACCTGGTCGGCCGACGTCATCACCACCACCCTCGAGGCCACCTCCCTGGGATCGCTGCGCACCGGCGACCTCGTCAACGTCGAACGCTGCGTGCGCGCCGACGCCCGGCTGGACGGCCACATCGTCCAGGGCCACGTCGACGCCGTCGCCGAGATCATCGGCCGCGAGGAGGGTGAGGGCACCACGCTGCTGCGCCTGAGCCTGCCGGACGGCCTCGAGCGCTATGTCGTCGACAAGGGGTCGATCGCCGTGGACGGGATCAGCCTCACCGTCGCCGGGATCGAAGGGGAGGTCGTCACCATCGGGCTGATCCCCGAGACCCTCGAGCGCACCACCCTCGGGACCACGCAGGTCGGTGACGTGGTGAACCTCGAGGTCGACGTGCTGGCCAAGTACGTCGAGAAGCTCAGCGCCTCCCTCCTGCCCGGGGCGGAGGCCCGGCGATGA
- a CDS encoding bifunctional 3,4-dihydroxy-2-butanone-4-phosphate synthase/GTP cyclohydrolase II has protein sequence MTALRLDPVTEAISAIAAGHPVVVVDDEDRENEGDLILAASAATPELLAFAVRYSSGLLCAPMTAGRADALDLPLMVAENADPLRTAYTVSVDASEGVTTGISAADRARTLRTLAGQHSTPSDLIRPGHVLPLRARDGGVLERRGHTEAAVDLTRLAGLSAVGMIVELVHDDGTMMRGPALRDFADEHDLLMISIEELVAHRRRHDPEPLDITAPVTLPTDHGTFGALAVRDGSAEHLVLVRGDVTTAEPVLTRIHSECVTGDVFGSRRCDCGPQLQESLARIDAAGRGVLILLRGHEGRGIGLVEKLRAYALQESGRDTVDANLDLGLPVDARSFAIVPRILDHLGVGSISLLTHNPVKTGALRAGGVEVTSAVQLDTHATAENLAYLTTKRDRLGHHLVGLPTTGPTAGTDPHPTSNPTTDPNGASS, from the coding sequence ATGACCGCGCTGCGCCTGGACCCCGTCACCGAGGCGATCTCCGCGATCGCTGCCGGGCACCCGGTGGTCGTCGTCGACGACGAGGACCGCGAGAACGAGGGCGACTTGATCCTGGCCGCCTCCGCCGCGACCCCCGAGCTGCTCGCCTTCGCCGTGCGCTACTCCAGCGGTCTGCTGTGCGCCCCCATGACCGCGGGGCGCGCCGATGCCCTCGACCTGCCGCTGATGGTGGCCGAGAACGCCGACCCCCTGCGCACCGCCTACACCGTGAGCGTGGACGCCTCCGAGGGCGTCACCACCGGGATCAGCGCCGCCGACCGCGCCCGCACCCTGCGCACCCTCGCCGGTCAGCACTCGACCCCGAGCGACCTGATCCGTCCCGGACACGTGCTGCCGCTGCGGGCCCGCGACGGCGGGGTGCTCGAGCGTCGTGGCCACACCGAGGCCGCCGTCGACCTCACCCGCCTGGCGGGACTGTCCGCGGTGGGGATGATCGTCGAGCTGGTCCACGACGACGGCACCATGATGCGCGGGCCCGCCCTGCGCGACTTCGCCGATGAGCACGATCTGCTGATGATCTCCATCGAGGAGCTGGTCGCCCACCGCCGCCGGCACGATCCGGAACCGCTGGACATCACCGCCCCCGTCACCCTGCCCACCGATCACGGAACCTTCGGGGCGCTCGCCGTCCGCGACGGCTCCGCCGAGCACCTGGTGCTGGTGCGAGGCGACGTCACCACTGCCGAGCCGGTTCTGACCCGGATCCACTCCGAATGCGTGACCGGCGACGTCTTCGGCTCGAGGCGCTGCGACTGCGGCCCGCAGCTGCAGGAGTCCCTGGCCCGCATCGACGCCGCCGGCCGCGGTGTGCTGATCCTGCTGCGCGGTCATGAGGGACGCGGCATCGGACTGGTCGAGAAGCTGCGCGCCTACGCCCTGCAGGAGAGCGGGCGCGACACGGTCGACGCCAACCTCGACCTGGGCCTGCCCGTGGACGCCCGCTCCTTCGCGATCGTCCCGCGCATCCTCGACCACCTCGGCGTCGGCTCCATCTCGCTGCTGACCCACAATCCCGTCAAGACCGGCGCCCTGCGCGCCGGCGGCGTCGAGGTCACCTCCGCCGTCCAGCTGGACACGCACGCCACCGCGGAGAACCTCGCCTATCTCACCACCAAGCGGGACCGACTGGGCCACCACCTCGTCGGCCTGCCCACGACCGGCCCGACCGCGGGCACGGACCCGCACCCCACCTCGAATCCCACCACCGACCCGAACGGAGCGTCCTCATGA
- the ribH gene encoding 6,7-dimethyl-8-ribityllumazine synthase translates to MSGHGSPTPEIPHLPGARVAIVAASWHEQVMDGLLDGALRGCAAAGIDTPTVVRAPGSFELPVIADRLARTHDAVIALGVVIRGGTPHFEYVCAAATDGLGRVALDHGIPLGFGVLTCDDEQQALDRAGLPGSVEDKGYEATAAALTTVEVLSSLPAS, encoded by the coding sequence ATGAGCGGACACGGTAGCCCCACCCCCGAGATCCCCCACCTGCCCGGAGCGCGCGTCGCGATCGTCGCCGCCTCCTGGCACGAGCAGGTCATGGACGGCCTGCTCGACGGCGCGCTGCGCGGCTGCGCGGCGGCCGGCATCGACACCCCGACCGTGGTGCGGGCCCCCGGATCCTTCGAGCTGCCGGTGATCGCGGACCGGCTGGCCCGCACCCATGACGCGGTGATCGCCCTCGGCGTCGTCATCCGCGGGGGGACGCCGCACTTCGAGTACGTGTGCGCAGCCGCCACGGACGGATTGGGCCGGGTCGCCCTGGATCACGGCATCCCCCTGGGATTCGGCGTGCTGACCTGCGATGATGAGCAGCAGGCATTGGATCGTGCCGGTCTGCCCGGCTCCGTGGAGGACAAGGGGTACGAGGCGACGGCCGCCGCCTTGACCACGGTGGAGGTGCTGTCCTCCCTCCCCGCGTCCTGA